From Triticum urartu cultivar G1812 chromosome 2, Tu2.1, whole genome shotgun sequence, a single genomic window includes:
- the LOC125535929 gene encoding uncharacterized protein LOC125535929, which yields MLKWLKQMALYCLIPREEPTNMDEQNTHILRCWRKITKHWSVPEEETSTDQDLLPVQGMLILERLATFDPENCIEISRATGLLSKVIEFTSNRGDMINIDETLLKGSSLKLLRRLASTKGKFGVTLRQKITEHLFLWSNLAEILDNRGSSQELRELTAELIRNFAMDGNVNNEIGHIPMIISRLMHAFLSQGASSSAVSDQLLRMNAGQALALLAMESVNNCLVMLAEPGYVFIKELTIMIHSGRYRCIASSLLQNMCVHAQFELGDSDLKEISYITREVLEGIMDAEGIELEVLVGLSSQICNVIPGDFARELEHGQIKERFIKRLVDALNSNMIPTCHCPGIRRVIVEHAIYMMECNPGNASCFNKYWMMEALLRVERTTSRAENYRFFSGDAGLMEHSVPLSALVARAKELMGRGQL from the exons ATGCTTAAGTGGTTGAAACAGATGGCACTATACTGTTTGATTCCGAGAGAGGAGccaactaacatggatgaacaaaaTACCCACATACTTAGATGCTGGAGAAAGATTACAAAACATTGGTCTGTTCCAGAGGAGGAGACATCAACCGACCAGGATCTCCTCCCTGTACAGGGCATGTTGATTCTTGAAAGGCTTGCTACCTTTGATCCTGAGAACTGTATAGAAATCAGCAGAGCAACAGGCCTCTTGTCAAAGGTCATAGAGTTCACAAGCAACAGAGGTGACATGATAAATATTGATGAGACACTGCTGAAAGGTTCATCGTTGAAGCTTCTGAGAAGACTCGCAAGTACTAAAGGCAAATTTGGTGTAACTTTGCGTCAGAAGATTACAGAACATCTCTTCCTTTGGAGCAACCTTGCAGAGATCTTGGATAACAGAGGGAGCAGCCAAGAACTTAGGGAGCTTACAGCAGAACTCATTAGAAACTTTGCCATGGATGGAAATGTGAATAATGAGATCGGGCACATCCCGATGATCATTAGCAGGTTGATGCATGCATTTCTTAGCCAAGGCGCATCCTCAAGTGCAGTTTCAGATCAGTTACTACGAATGAACGCTGGGCAAGCACTAGCACTACTGGCAATGGAGAGTGTCAATAACTGTCTGGTTATGTTAGCAGAACCAGGGTATGTCTTCATCAAGGAACTCACAATTATGATCCATAGTGGCAGGTACAGGTGCATAGCTTCAAGCCTGCTGCAAAATATGTGTGTGCATGCTCAATTTGAGCTTGGCGACTCGGACCTGAAGGAAATCTCCTACATTACAAGAGAG GTGCTGGAAGGAATAATGGATGCAGAAGGGATAGAATTGGAGGTTCTTGTTGGCCTTAGTTCACAAATATGTAATGTCATTCCAGGTGATTTTGCACGAGAACTAGAGCATGGTCAGATCAAGGAAAGATTTATAAAGAGGCTTGTTGATGCACTTAACTCAAATATGATACCCACTTGTCATTGTCCCGGAATCAGGAGGGTGATAGTTGAACATGCCATATACATGATGGAGTGTAATCCTGGCAACGCCAGCTGTTTCAACAAATACTGGATGATGGAAGCACTGCTAAGGGTGGAGCGTACAACTTCAAGGGCTGAAAATTACAGGTTCTTCTCGGGCGATGCGGGACTCATGGAGCACAGCGTACCTCTATCTGCACTTGTGGCCAGAGCAAAAGAACTGATGGGCCGTGGGCAGCTATGA